The Parabacteroides timonensis sequence GAATTATGCTCATTTATCTTCGTTTTCAACTCCAGGGCCTGGCGGAGAACGTCTGATTCCTTTTGACAGTCATCCGATTCTTTCAGCCAGGATTCTACCTGCCGGGTTTCTTCCGGGGTGGTTTGCTTCTGCGTATATTTTATTAATAATGTCTCCTTTTCCAAATCAAAAAAATCTTTTTCTTTCATTGTCGATTATGTTATCTTTGATAGATGAAAAATATGCTCCTTTATATATAGGATAACTGACCGTAAAAAGACCGCCAGTTATTTCATAATTTTTTTTCAGAAAATTTTCAATACATTTGTATCTGTATGGAAATGACTACTCAAATACAGAATCCTGATGAATTGTTATGGAAGATTGCCATAAACGATGATAAAGAGGCTTATCGAATACTTTTCGATCTTTTTTATCCGGCATTATGTCTCTTTGCCAAACGTTATGTCGAAGAGCGGGCTGTTGCCGAAGATCTGGTTCAGGATGTATTTGTAACTTTGTGGGAAAGCAGGAAAAAAATAAGAGTGGAATCGTCTGCCAGGAATTATCTGGTTGTCAGTGTCAGGAATCAAAGCCTCAATTACCTAAAGCGGGAAGGATACAAACAAAATTATATCGATGCCTATCTGGCAAAGAATGCAGATCAGTCCGATTATGATGACTTTTATTTGCTGACCGAACTTCAGAAGCTTTTGGATGAAGCACTGGCAAAACTACCGGAGACGTATCGTCTTATTTTTGAAATGAGTCGGTTGGAGAACAATAGCAATACGGAGATTGCCGAAAAACTGAATATACCTTTACGTACGGTGGAACGTTATAAAGCAAAGGCAATTGAAATTCTGAAAAAGGATTTGAAAGATTATTTGCCGTTGCTTCTCTATTTTCACTTATTGAGTTGACAAGTAACACAGATGACAGTTAATAGTTGAATAGTATGATTGAAATATCTATTAACAGTCCACTGTCATCTGTCCACTATCACCTGTTTACAGCCATTCTTTCATAAAGCTGTCCATCTCTTCAGCATGTTCTTCCAGGCTTTGCAGCAGTTTGAACTGAGCTTTTGTACGGATCAGGTTATGTTTCGGGCTATGGATCTTATAATAAGTATCGCCGTTGATATAGTCTGTCAGGAAGCGTACGGTCTGCATATAAGTCAATAAACGACCGCCATAAGGAAGTAGACTGATTTCCAGCGGAGAAAGGAATGCCTTGGCTGTTTCCATGTAACCACGGGTATATGCTTTGAAGATATCCATGTTCACATTTACGTTGTCCAGGTTTTCATCGTCTTCAGCACCTGTGTTTGCTCCTGTACGGATAAAGTCACCGATATCCGACAAAACGAATCCCGGCATAACGGTGTCGAGGTCGATCACACAAAGCACTTTGTCTGTGTCGGCATCGAACATCATGTTGTTCACTTTTGTATCGCAATGGTTTGTGCGTTTCTGAAGTTTTCCTTCGCGATATAAACGTTCCTGGATACACATGGCTTCCGCACGTTTTTCTACTTCTTCGATCAGGTCTTTTACTTCTTCCAGACGTCCTGCGGCATTTGCTTTTACAGCATCATGGAATTGTTGCAGGCGGAATTCCATATTATGGAAATTAGGAATTGTTTCGCCCAGCGATCCTTCCGGCAGGTCTGACAACATGGATTGGAAATCACCAAAAGCTTTTCCTGCTTCATAAGACAGTTCGGGAGTCACTTCTTCATAGCTTTTGCTGTTCGGGATGAACAGGCATACACGCCAGTAACTGTCGCCGTCGAAGTAATAGGGTTTGCCATCTTTTGTCGGAAGGAAAGTCAATACTTTACGGTCGATATCGCTCTCGCCTTTGGCTTCCAGTTTCTTACGGATGTGTGTCGTTACAGTTTTGATATTGTTCTGTAACATATCTACATTTGTAAAGATCAGATGGTTGATACGTTGTAATACGTATTTGATTTCACCTTTTTCGTTCGTTACTTTCAGCGTATCGTTAATGTGTCCGTTTCCGAAAGGTTCAGCGGAAACTACTTTTTCTGCCAGTGTGAACTGGTCGAGAATGTTCAGTAATTCTTCTTTTGTTTTTGCCATGGTATTTTATTCGATTAATATAGCTTTTAACAAGCTACAAATATAGGAATATTTTTGATTTTCCCCCTTTCTTATGCCTAAAATGGGAGGGCATAAAAAAAGGCTGCGAACTAAATCGCAACCTTTTTTCAATTCCTTGCAGGAAATGATTATTTCTTATTACGGTTACCGTAACGGCTCATGAACTTATCAACACGTCCAGCAGTATCCACTAGTTTAGACTTACCAGTGTAGAACGGGTGTGAAGTGTTAGAGATTTCGACCTTTACCAGTGGGTATTCAACACCGTCGATTTCGATAGTTTCTTTTGCATTAATAGTTGAACGAGTGATAAATACATCATCGTTTGACATGTCCTTGAATACTACAGGACGATAGTTTTCAGGATGGATTCCTTTTTTCATTGCTTCTTTATCTAATTTAATTTATACTCTTATTAGTTTGGTAACCGGTAAATTGGCTTGCAAAGGTATGGATTTGCTCTAAACAAACAAAGAATTTCCGACTATTTTTTCCTAAACCTTGACTTTTGTGTTATTTTATATGCTTAATAGCATAATATATTTGGATAGTTTTTATCTTTGTACAAGATTTTCAATCATTAACGTAATAACATATACAACAATGGTAAATTACAAAGACTTAGGTTTGGTAAACACTAGAGAAATGTTTGCTAAAGCCATCAAAGGCGGATATGCAATTCCGGCTTTCAACTTCAATAACATGGAACAGATGCAGGCTATCATCAAGGCTGCTGTTGAAACAAAATCTCCGGTTATCCTGCAGGTATCTAAGGGTGCTCGTCAGTATGCTAATGCAACTCTGTTGCGTTACATGGCTCAGGGTGCAGTTGAATATGCAAAGGAATTAGGTTGCGAAAATCCGCAGATCGTTCTTCACCTGGATCATGGTGATACATTTGAAACTTGCAAGAGCTGTATCGATTCAGGTTTCTCTTCTGTAATGATTGACGGTTCTCACCTGCCTTACGAAGAAAACGTTGCTTTGACTAAGAAAGTGGTTGAATACGCTCATCAGTTCGATGTAACAGTTGAAGGTGAACTGGGTGTATTGGCTGGTGTTGAAGACGAAGTTTCTTCTGATCATCACACATATACTGACCCTGAAGAAGTAATTGATTTCGCTACTCGCACAGGTTGCGATTCTTTGGCTATCTCAATCGGTACTTCTCACGGTGCTTACAAATTTACTCCGGAACAGTGCCATATCGATCCGAAGACTGGCAAGATGGTTCCTCCTCCATTGGCATTCGAAGTATTGGACGCTGTAATGGAAAAACTTCCGGGATTCCCTATCGTTCTTCACGGTTCTTCTTCTGTTCCTGAAGAAGAAGTTGAAACAATCAACAAATTCGGTGGTGCTTTGAAAGCTGCTATCGGTATTCCTGAAGAAGAATTACGTAAGGCTGCTAAGTCTGCAGTTTGCAAGATCAACATCGACTCAGACTCTCGTCTGGCTATGACTGCTGCAATCCGTAAGACTTTCGCTGAGAAACCGGCAGAATTTGACCCTCGTAAATATCTGGGCCCGGCTCGCGATAACATGGAAAAACTGTACAAACACAAAATTCTTAACGTTTTGGGTTCTGACAATAAACTTTAATCCAAGTTACAGATTAAATATAGGAAGCCACTCTGCATTTGCAGGGTGGCTTTTTTTATTTTTACTATCCAAATGTTACAATTTTCGCCTTTTTGCTAACAGGTGAATGGGAGAATTAATCGCTTTTGGAGAAGATAGGCGGCTTTTTCGACTGTTTTGGAGAAGAGTTCGAAAAATCATCTAAATGATTTTTTTAACAGATGGAAATTAGTAGGAAAAAGAGCAAATAACGGGTGCGATGAAGGGCGAAAATGCCAGTTCTTGTGTGTGGATTAAGTTGGTATATGACTGTTTTTGAGATGACGTAATGTTTGTCGCTTTTCGAATTACCGGCTTGCTGAAAAATATCATCTGAATAATTTGCCTGAGTAACAAAAAAATAATAGCAAATCCTTCAAATTAGAAACAATGTGCTATTGCTAATCTCTGCGAGAAGCGCATATTTTCAAAGAAGCGCATGATGCGGTTGATACAGGCTGTGGAGAAAGTATGTCAGTTGACGTTTTGACAAAGTGACAGAATAAAAAAAGGGCGAGTTTCCCCGCCCTGAATGTTTTCACAACGGAATAATCCTTATTGTGATTTGCTTTCAAATTTATCTTTGTAAGTGCAAATATATATAATATTTTTAATAAAAAAAGAAATATTCGAAATAAAAGAATATATTTGAGGATACACAAATGTTAATGCCATGAGAAAAATAGTAGGACTGGATTTGGGTACCAATAGTATAGGTTGGGCACTGTTAAATGCTTCAGAGAATGAAAAAGGGCTTGTTTTGAGTGGAATAGAGCGCTCCGGGAGCAGAATTATCCCTATGGATGCAGCTATATTAGGTGATTTTGATAAAGGTAATTCAAAATCGCAGACTTCTGAACGAACGCGATTTAGGGGAATTCGGCGTTTACGTGAACGTCATTTGTTGCGGCGTGAACGTCTGCATCGTGTATTGAATGTATTAGGTTTTCTTCCTCAGCATTATTTGAACGAAATTGATTTTGACAATCATCCGGGTAAATATCTTACAGATACAGAACCGAAATTACCCTGGAAGAAAATGGCTTCAGGAAAATATGAGTTTCTTTTTAATTCATCTTTTGAAGAAATGTTGAATGACTTTAGAGATAGTCAGCCTCTGCTAGTTGGTGAAGGTCGCAAGGTCCCTTATGACTGGACTATTTATTATCTTCGAAAAAAGGCTTTACGGGAAAAAATAAATAAGGAGGAATTAGCGTGGTTATTATTACACTTCAATCAAAAAAGAGGATATTATCAGTTAAGAGGAGAAGATGAGGAAGAAAATAGTAATAAACTGGTGGAGTTTCATGCGCTGAAAGTTGAATCGGTAAAAGCAACGGATCAGAAAAAAGGTAAGGATGTCTGGTATGAAATAATATTGGAAAATGGTTGGATTTATCGTAGGGCGAGTAGTGTACCTCTTGACTGGAAAGGTAAAACGATGGAGTTTATTGTAACAACAGATATCGAAGAAGACGGTACTCCTAAAGTAGATAAAGACGGTTGTGTAAAACGTTCTTTTCGTGCCCCTAAAGAGGATGACTGGACATTAATCAAAAAGAAAACAGAAGCAGATATCGATCAATCGGCTAAAACGGTAGGAACTTATATTTATGATACTCTTTTGCAACATCCTTCTCAAAAAATACGAGGCAAATTAGTACGTACTGTTGAGCGGAAATACTATAAAGCTGAATTGGAAGCTATACTTAAAAAACAAACAGAGTTTCATCCGGAGTTACAAAATGTTGATCTTTATAATAAGTGTATCACAAATTTGTACCCCAATAATGACTCTCATCGCGAAAATATTGCAAAAAAAGATTTTACTCATCTGTTTCTGAATGATATTATTTTCTTTCAGCGTCCGTTAAAAACAAAAAAATCACTGATAAGTGATTGTCCTTTTGAATATCGGAAATATAAAGATCAGAAAACGGGTGAAGAAAAAATTTCTCCAATTAAATGTATAGCAAAATCGAATCCTTTCTTTCAAGAATTTCGTCTATGGCAGTTTATCAGTAATCTTCGTATCTATCAACGAGAAAAAGAAGTTGACGGAAAATTGAAAGTGGATGTGGATATAACTGGTGAATGGCTGAAAGATGAAGACGATTATGTAGCTTTGTTTGAGTGGCTGAATGACAGAAAAGAAATAAAACAAGATGTGTTACTACAATCTTATTTTAAGCAGAAGAAAATAAAAGGACAGACAGTTTTTCCTTATCGATGGAATTATGTAGAAGAGAAAGTTTATCCATGTAATGAAACGAGGGCTTCTATATTGAGTCGTCTGGATAAAGCTAATGTTTCAAGTGATTTTCTGACAAAAGAAAAGGAAATGGCTTTGTGGCATATTCTATATTCAGTAGAGGATAAATATGAAATAGTTAAAGCTTTGGTTCATTTTAAAGAAAAAAATCAATTGGATGATGCGTTTGTTGAGGCTTTTCGTAAATTTCCTCCTTTGAAAAAGGAGTATGGGACTTACTCGGAAAAAGCAATAAAAAAACTATTGTCATTGATGAGAAGAGGTCAGTTCTGGAGTAAAGATGATATAGATGCTCATACACGGATGCGTATCGAGAAGATTATTACAGGAGAGGTTGATGACAGTATTCTTGAACGTGTTCGTGATAAAGCTATTCACTTATTCGATATTGCAGACTTTCAGGGCTTACCCGTTTGGCTAGCTTCCTATATAGTTTATAATCGTCATGCAGAAGCACAGGAGATGACTAAATGGCTGACAGCCGATGATATGGATGTCTATATAAATTCTTTTAAACAACATTCTTTGCGTAATCCTATTGTGGAGCAGGTCATATTGGAAACATTGAGAACGGTACGTGATATCTGGAAAGAGGCCGGACAGATAGATGAAATCCATGTTGAACTAGGTAGAGAAATGAAAAATCCGGCAGATAAACGAAAACAATTAACTGAACAAACTCTTGAGAATGAAAATACAAATTTAAGAGTAAAGCAGCTGTTGATGGAATTTCTTAATCCGGAATATGAAATAGAGAACGTACGTCCTTATTCTCCCATGCAACAGGAAATATTCAGAATCTATGAAGAGTATGTCTTGAATAGTGTTGAAGTGCCTGACGATATGATGGATGTGATTAAGAAATTCAGAGAATCAGATATAAAGAAACGACCTGGAAAATCAGAGATAATGAGATATAAATTATGGCTGGAACAAAAGTATCGTTCTCCTTATACTGGGGAGATTATTCCTTTGGGGAAACTGTTCACCCCTGCTTATGAAATAGAACATGTCATTCCTCAATCCCGTTATTTTGATGACTCCTTTAGTAATAAGGTGATTTGTGAATCAGAAGTAAATAAATTGAAAAGTAATCAGCTTGGATATGAGTTCATAAAAAATCATCATGGTCAGAAAGTCTCATTGGGTTTTGGTAAGACAGTGGAGGTTTTTTCAGTATCTGCTTATGAAGAATTTATAAAACAAAATTATAGTAGTGCGAGGAATCGGTCTAAAATGAAAAAACTACTGATGGAGGATATTCCGGAAGCATTTATTGAAAGGCAGTTGAACGATAGTCGTTATATAAGTAAAGTAATCAAGGGATTATTATCCAATATTGTTCGTGAAAAAGATGAACAGGAGGCCATCTCAAAAAACGTAATAACCTGTACTGGGGGAGTTACTGACCGACTGAAAAAGGATTGGGGGCTTAATGATGTGTGGAATGATATTGTTTTTCCTCGTTTTGAACGGTTGAATCAATTGACTAACTCGGAACAATTCACAGTATATAATGAGAGAGTACAAAAATATCTTCCTGCTATACCTCTTGAGTTACAGAGGGGTTTTAACAAAAAACGTATTGATCATCGTCATCATGCAATGGATGCTATTGTTATTGCTTGTGCGACACGTAATATTGTGAATTATTTGAATAATGAGTCGGCTAGCAGACGCTCTAAATTCTCCCGGTATGATTTGCAGCATGATCTCTGTGAAAAGCGGAGAACAGATGACAGAGGAAATTATACTTGGCTGATAAAAAAGCCGTGGGATACATTTACGCAAGATGCCCGATTGGCTTTGGAAAATATTATTGTTAGTTTTAAGCAGAACTTACGCGTAATCAATAAAGCTACCAATTTTTATCAACATTATGATGCATCAGGAGAGAAGGTCTTTGTAAAACAGGTAAAAGGCAGTAATTGGGCGATACGTAAACCGATGCATAAAGAAACTGTATTTGGAAATGTGAATCTGCGCAGGATAAAATATGTAAAGTTGTCGGTTGCATTGGATATGCCAAGTATGATAGTTGATAGGTCTTTGAAAGATAAAGTAAAATCACTCATGGCATTGAAATATGAAAAGAAAAGAATAGATAAGTTTTTTAAGGAAAATGCGAACGACTGGAAAAAATATGATTTTACGAAGATAGCAGTTTATTATTATACCAATGATACAAAAGATCGGTTGATTGCTGTAAGAAAGCCTTTGGATAGTTCTTTCAATAAAAAGAAAATAGAAGAAAGTGTAACAGACACTGCTATTCAAAAAATCTTATTGAGGCATCTGGGAAATTTTGAAGAAAAGGCAGAATTAGCCTTTTCACTGGAAGGTATTGATGAGTTGAATCGGAATCTAAAGGCATTGAATGGAGGAAAGTTACATCAGCCTATCTATAAAGTTCGTGTTTGTGAGTTACAAGGAAGTAAATTTAATGTAGGTATAATCGGAAATAAATCAACAAAATATGTAGAGGCAGCTAAAGGTACAAATCTCTTTTTTGCTGTTTATCAAACGGAGAATGGTGAACGAACGTATGATTCAATTCCCTTAAATGTTGTTATTGAGCGTCAAAAACAGGGTTTGCTTTCTGTTCCGGAAGTTGATGAGAATGGAAATAAGTTATTATTCTGGCTTTCTCCGAATGATTTAGTTTATGTACCTACTGAAGATGAGGTTGTGAATAAT is a genomic window containing:
- a CDS encoding type B 50S ribosomal protein L31, whose amino-acid sequence is MKKGIHPENYRPVVFKDMSNDDVFITRSTINAKETIEIDGVEYPLVKVEISNTSHPFYTGKSKLVDTAGRVDKFMSRYGNRNKK
- the cas9 gene encoding type II CRISPR RNA-guided endonuclease Cas9 (Cas9, originally named Csn1, is the large, multifunctional signature protein of type II CRISPR/Cas systems. It is well known even to general audiences because its RNA-guided endonuclease activity has made it a popular tool for custom editing of eukaryotic genomes.), with amino-acid sequence MRKIVGLDLGTNSIGWALLNASENEKGLVLSGIERSGSRIIPMDAAILGDFDKGNSKSQTSERTRFRGIRRLRERHLLRRERLHRVLNVLGFLPQHYLNEIDFDNHPGKYLTDTEPKLPWKKMASGKYEFLFNSSFEEMLNDFRDSQPLLVGEGRKVPYDWTIYYLRKKALREKINKEELAWLLLHFNQKRGYYQLRGEDEEENSNKLVEFHALKVESVKATDQKKGKDVWYEIILENGWIYRRASSVPLDWKGKTMEFIVTTDIEEDGTPKVDKDGCVKRSFRAPKEDDWTLIKKKTEADIDQSAKTVGTYIYDTLLQHPSQKIRGKLVRTVERKYYKAELEAILKKQTEFHPELQNVDLYNKCITNLYPNNDSHRENIAKKDFTHLFLNDIIFFQRPLKTKKSLISDCPFEYRKYKDQKTGEEKISPIKCIAKSNPFFQEFRLWQFISNLRIYQREKEVDGKLKVDVDITGEWLKDEDDYVALFEWLNDRKEIKQDVLLQSYFKQKKIKGQTVFPYRWNYVEEKVYPCNETRASILSRLDKANVSSDFLTKEKEMALWHILYSVEDKYEIVKALVHFKEKNQLDDAFVEAFRKFPPLKKEYGTYSEKAIKKLLSLMRRGQFWSKDDIDAHTRMRIEKIITGEVDDSILERVRDKAIHLFDIADFQGLPVWLASYIVYNRHAEAQEMTKWLTADDMDVYINSFKQHSLRNPIVEQVILETLRTVRDIWKEAGQIDEIHVELGREMKNPADKRKQLTEQTLENENTNLRVKQLLMEFLNPEYEIENVRPYSPMQQEIFRIYEEYVLNSVEVPDDMMDVIKKFRESDIKKRPGKSEIMRYKLWLEQKYRSPYTGEIIPLGKLFTPAYEIEHVIPQSRYFDDSFSNKVICESEVNKLKSNQLGYEFIKNHHGQKVSLGFGKTVEVFSVSAYEEFIKQNYSSARNRSKMKKLLMEDIPEAFIERQLNDSRYISKVIKGLLSNIVREKDEQEAISKNVITCTGGVTDRLKKDWGLNDVWNDIVFPRFERLNQLTNSEQFTVYNERVQKYLPAIPLELQRGFNKKRIDHRHHAMDAIVIACATRNIVNYLNNESASRRSKFSRYDLQHDLCEKRRTDDRGNYTWLIKKPWDTFTQDARLALENIIVSFKQNLRVINKATNFYQHYDASGEKVFVKQVKGSNWAIRKPMHKETVFGNVNLRRIKYVKLSVALDMPSMIVDRSLKDKVKSLMALKYEKKRIDKFFKENANDWKKYDFTKIAVYYYTNDTKDRLIAVRKPLDSSFNKKKIEESVTDTAIQKILLRHLGNFEEKAELAFSLEGIDELNRNLKALNGGKLHQPIYKVRVCELQGSKFNVGIIGNKSTKYVEAAKGTNLFFAVYQTENGERTYDSIPLNVVIERQKQGLLSVPEVDENGNKLLFWLSPNDLVYVPTEDEVVNNRIGDKLKSKRIYKMVSCTKGEAHFIPCNIAYPIVPVLELGSNNKAQRSWTGEMIKEICLPLKVNRLGIIIHRSK
- a CDS encoding class II fructose-bisphosphate aldolase, which encodes MVNYKDLGLVNTREMFAKAIKGGYAIPAFNFNNMEQMQAIIKAAVETKSPVILQVSKGARQYANATLLRYMAQGAVEYAKELGCENPQIVLHLDHGDTFETCKSCIDSGFSSVMIDGSHLPYEENVALTKKVVEYAHQFDVTVEGELGVLAGVEDEVSSDHHTYTDPEEVIDFATRTGCDSLAISIGTSHGAYKFTPEQCHIDPKTGKMVPPPLAFEVLDAVMEKLPGFPIVLHGSSSVPEEEVETINKFGGALKAAIGIPEEELRKAAKSAVCKINIDSDSRLAMTAAIRKTFAEKPAEFDPRKYLGPARDNMEKLYKHKILNVLGSDNKL
- a CDS encoding phosphotransferase enzyme family protein codes for the protein MAKTKEELLNILDQFTLAEKVVSAEPFGNGHINDTLKVTNEKGEIKYVLQRINHLIFTNVDMLQNNIKTVTTHIRKKLEAKGESDIDRKVLTFLPTKDGKPYYFDGDSYWRVCLFIPNSKSYEEVTPELSYEAGKAFGDFQSMLSDLPEGSLGETIPNFHNMEFRLQQFHDAVKANAAGRLEEVKDLIEEVEKRAEAMCIQERLYREGKLQKRTNHCDTKVNNMMFDADTDKVLCVIDLDTVMPGFVLSDIGDFIRTGANTGAEDDENLDNVNVNMDIFKAYTRGYMETAKAFLSPLEISLLPYGGRLLTYMQTVRFLTDYINGDTYYKIHSPKHNLIRTKAQFKLLQSLEEHAEEMDSFMKEWL
- a CDS encoding RNA polymerase sigma-70 factor, which codes for MEMTTQIQNPDELLWKIAINDDKEAYRILFDLFYPALCLFAKRYVEERAVAEDLVQDVFVTLWESRKKIRVESSARNYLVVSVRNQSLNYLKREGYKQNYIDAYLAKNADQSDYDDFYLLTELQKLLDEALAKLPETYRLIFEMSRLENNSNTEIAEKLNIPLRTVERYKAKAIEILKKDLKDYLPLLLYFHLLS